GATCGTGGTGGTGGGAGCCGCCCTGCTCGACGCCGGCCGCCTGCTCGCCGCGCGCCGCAGCGCACCCCCGGAACTCGCCGGGCGCTGGGAGCTGCCCGGCGGCAAGGTCGAGGAGGGGGAGGCGCCCGAGGCGGCCCTGATGCGCGAGCTGCGCGAGGAACTCGGCGTCGAGGCCGAGACCGTGGAGCGCGTCCCCGGGGAGTGGCCGCTCAGGCCGCCCTATGTCCTCCAGGTGTGGACCGCCCGACTGTGCCCCGGCTCGGCCGCTCCCGAACCCCTCCAGGACCACGACGCGCTGCGCTGGCTCACCCCGACCGAGATCTGGGACGTCGACTGGCTGGACCAGGACGTGCCCGCGGTACGCAAGACCCTCCCGAAGCTCACCACCGGGGCCCACTGAACCGCAGGCGCGGATCGGCGGGCCCGCTGGCCCGCTGAGCCGGAGCTTGCTGGCCGGGCCCTCCGGTCCGGGGGCCGCTGAACCAGGGCCGGCCGGGTCGCAGCCCGCTGATCCGAGGTCCGCTGAGCCGGAGCTTGCTGAGCCGGAGTTTGCCGAGCCGCGGCTCGCTGATCCGCGGGTCCGCCGAACCGGGGGCGCGTCGAGTGTCGGCAGGGCGATACGGGGGGCGCTTCGGCAGGGGGGCGGGCCGCCGCGTACGCCGTTCGTGCCACAGTGCGCCCTGCTGTGCGGTACTGCCTCCCAAATATCGGGTATGTGGCCATTAACCCCACGAAACCGGACATGGGTGTACTCGCTGGCCCGGGAAGTGATCGGCGTGATCGACACCGACGGAGAATGTGCCGAGTGGACGTTCCCCGCGGACCCCGGTGCGGTGCGCACCGCCCGCAGTGCTGTCCGTGGCCAGCTGCACGGCTGGGGCCTCGACAGCCTGAGCGACATCGCGGCGCTGCTGGTCAGCGAGCTGGTCACCAATGCCCTGCGGCACGCGACCGGCCCCATCGGCCTCCGTCTGGTCCGCCCCGCCGGACTGGCGGACGTCCTCCTGGTCGAGGTCTCCGACCCGCTGCCCGACCCGCCCCGCGAGCGGGTCGCCCGGCCCGAGGACGAGAGCGGGCGCGGACTACAGCTGGTGGCCTCCTCCTCGCGCCGTTGGGGTACCCGGCCCGGGAACACCGGTAAGACGGTCTGGTTCGAACTGGCGGTGCCGGGTTGACGGGGCGTCTCGCGGGGATGAGCCGGTGTACAGCGGGGCTTGCGGTGTCGCCCGTTCGGTTCCGGTCTGCGACCGGTCCCGGAAGAGGTGGTTCGACGGCGTGTCCGCTGGTTAGAAGACTGGAAGTGTTGTCGCGGGACGGTCCAAAAAACGCCTGGACCGTGCTGTGATCGTGAACACCGTGTCGTGCGGACCCGTAGTGCTGGATACTGCGGGCAGCCGCCGCCGGTGACCGGTGCCGGACGCGGTGAGCTGGAGGGGACGGTTCGCGTGAGCGAGATACCAGCGAAGGCCACGGAGTCCGAGGACCCGTCGGGCGGCGCGAGGGTGAAGGCCGCGGGTGCGCTCGCCGCCGACGCCGCGCACGGCCTCGCCGACGGCCCGGGCGAGGCGGCGACGCCAGGTGACGCCATGTGGCAGAGCAGTCCGCCCGGCTCGATCTACGACTACATCAAGGTCGCCTCGTTCTCGATCGGCCCCGACGGCCTCGTCGACCAGTGGAGCCTGCGCGCCGAGCAGATCTTCGGCATCCCCGCCGACCGGGCCGTCGGCATGGACCCCATCGACGCGTTCATCGACCCCGACCTGCGCGAACGCGGCCAGCGCAAGATGGCCGAGATCCTCGACGGGCGGGAGTGGACCGGGGTGGTGCCGTTCCGGATGCCGGACCCGGTGCCCGGCGGCGGCCGCGGTGAGAAGGGGCTCGCCGAGGTCTACGTCATGCCGACGCGCAGCCTGGACGGTGAGAAGGCCGCCGTGTGCATCGTCGTCGACGTCCGCACACTCCGCAGCATCGAGACCGACCTCGCCGCCTCGCAGGCCATTTTCGGCCAATCCCCGTTCGGCTTCCTGCTGATCGACCCCGACCTGCGGGTCCGGCGCGCCAACCATCGGTTCGCCTCGATCTTCGGCGGCACCCCCGACGACCACCGCGGCAAGGGCGTCCACGACTACCTGCCCCGGCCCGAGGCCGACCGGGTCAGCGCGACCCTGCGCAGGGTCCTCGAGACCGGCGACTCCATCACGGACATGCACGTCACCGGTTTCGTGCCGGGCTCCGACGAGCGCCGGCACTGGTC
The sequence above is a segment of the Streptomyces asoensis genome. Coding sequences within it:
- a CDS encoding (deoxy)nucleoside triphosphate pyrophosphohydrolase; protein product: MTERIVVVGAALLDAGRLLAARRSAPPELAGRWELPGGKVEEGEAPEAALMRELREELGVEAETVERVPGEWPLRPPYVLQVWTARLCPGSAAPEPLQDHDALRWLTPTEIWDVDWLDQDVPAVRKTLPKLTTGAH
- a CDS encoding ATP-binding protein, which produces MYSLAREVIGVIDTDGECAEWTFPADPGAVRTARSAVRGQLHGWGLDSLSDIAALLVSELVTNALRHATGPIGLRLVRPAGLADVLLVEVSDPLPDPPRERVARPEDESGRGLQLVASSSRRWGTRPGNTGKTVWFELAVPG